The region GGGGGCGACGATTTGCACGCCGCGCAGTCCACGGTGTGCGACATGTCCGGTGTCTGTTGTTTGTGACGGATACAAATTGGACAACGCCGAGCAGTTTCCAAAGAAGGCTCCTAAAAAACCTAAGCCGACACGCCGGGGCATTGTGTTTTGGGCTGTGCGAGACGATGATGCTGTCTTGATCAGGCGGCGTCCAGAAAAGGGGCTGTTGGGCGGAATGATGGAATTCCCGTCGACCGATTGGAACGAAGCGACGTGGACTGATGAGGCCGCGCTAAAGTACGTGCCAGTCGAAGCCCTTTCATGGCAACGGCTACCTGGAACTGTGCGCCACACATTTACTCATTTCCATTTGGAACTAGTGGTCTTGGCGGGGAAAATTGATGAACCGGGTCCGGAGTCATGCGTCTGGTGCCCCGTTGAACGTTTGTCTGACTTCGCTCTGCCGACGGTCATGAAGAAGGTTGTGAATTTGGCGGTGGCGGAGCTTGTTGCCAAATAGAAAAACAGCGCGCCCGATGAGAATTACAGAGGAGCACGCTGACAATTTCTGGTCTCGGCAGCGCCCCGCCAAAGTACGGGACGCTGAAATTCTTCTATAAAGCGCTGCCCTTAGGCGGCTTTTTTCTTAGCAGCTTTCTTTTTCGGTGCCGGACCGAACAGAGCTTTGTAGGTGTACGGATCGTAGAACTTGAGCATGTTCTTAACAAATTCGGAGCGCTCCACATCAACGGCTGCGGCGTAGGCTTCATACAAGTTGGGTGGAATACGACCGGCGCCGTTTTCGATTTGGCTGATAAACGTATAATATTTAAACCCTGTCTTTTCGGCCAATTCTATTTGCGTCAAACCGGATGACGCCCGTAGTTTTTTCAAATACGCGCCGCCTTTTTTGCGTAGTTTACGAGCGTTTTCTCCACTTACTTTGTGATGTGCATGCATTAATAAATCTCCTGTGTGCGTATGCAGTAGGTCTCGGATGAAATAGAATGTAACACAGCAATGTGAACCTAACCTTACAGGTCACCGCTGAATTAGTCAATAATGTAATGTTGTGTGAAAGTTGAATTAAATACCGCTCATGCAAAGGTGGCCGTCAGTCTCAATGTAAATAGTGCTATTCGTCGTATGAAATTAACGCATCAAATGGAATGTTAAGCTTATCGCGACCCTTCAGAAATGTCAGTTCTATGAGGCAGGCAGCGCTGGTTACTTTGGCCCCTACTTTGTTGAACAGATCAACAGAGGCCGCCATGGTACCGCCAGTCGCTAAAAGGTCGTCTAAAATAACCACCTTTTGACCGGGTTTGACCGCGTCATCCTGTATTTCAATGGTATCAGTGCCGTATTCCAAGGCGTAGTCATGGGATATCAAATTTCCCGGTAACTTGCCTTTTTTACGAACCATGACGAATCCGCACCCCAGCTTTAGCGCCAAGGGTGCTGCAACCAGAAACCCGCGGGATTCAATGCCGGCCAATACATCAGGTTGATGCTGACGAATCATCCGCGCCATTCGACCCATGGCAACCTGCCACGCATCTTCATGAGCAAGGAGGGTTGAAATGTCGTAAAACTGGATGCCCGGCTTCGGGAAATCGGGGATTGATCGGATGTGGTCCTTGAGGTCCATAATTTTTGCCTAACCAATAATTAGAAACTGTAGCAAAGTTGAAACTAAAACGCCCCGCCGGTATGGCGAGGCGCTTAACTTTATTGTACCGAAGCCCAGTATTAAATGGATTTCAAGTACGCAATGACGTTTGCTCGGTCTTTAGCTTTCTTCAGCTTGAAGACCATCGAGGTTTTGCGGCTTCGGCTTTTAGCAAATTTCTTAGGGTTGGAGAGCCACGCGTCGAGCGTCTTCTCGTCCCAGCTCCAGTCGGCTTTTTTGAGGCCTTTATATTTCTTAAAGCCTGCCGCGGTCCCCGCCTTACGGCCAACGACGCCTGAGAGAGAGGGGCCAACCTTGTGCTTACCAGCTTTAACAGCATGGCATGCTTTACATTTCTTGAAAACTTTTGCGCCTTTTTTCGCATCGCCAGCGGCAAATGCGCTGCCGCTTGCCATAATGATGGCCGCAGTCATTCCAAGGGCAACTAATACGCTTCTTCCCATAAGGGTTCTCCTAATTATCCAACTTAAAGACTCTAAATTTAAGGCCCGCATTAATAACGGTGCGTCCACTTGCTTGCAACCGTTACAATCCATATCAATAAAATCACTAACGACTTTATATGGCAAGATTATGCCGAGCCGTTCGAAACTTGTTACTGGCTAAAATCATTCCAAATACTGTAATCGCGTCGAAAGCGGGTGAGGGACTCCCAGACACGCCGAAAGTCACTGTCGGCATTTGACGATTCTATAGCTTGTCGTCGCCATGCTTTCTCAAGCGCTGCAAGAATTTCTGTCGGCCAGCGGTGAATTTGGACTTTTTTGGCTTCAATCGCCTTTAAAGCAGCAAACTGAGCCGCTTCGCCTTCAGCTAATCCTAAATTGATATTTTGCGCGCAGACGGTGTTGATTTGGGTCTGCTGAGGTGCCGGCAAGGCGTTCCATTTCTTTAAATTGATGATGACGTCAAACAACATCGCCGGGCGATTCCATCCGGGATAGTAATAGTGTTTGGCCACCTTATGGACGCCGAGCTTTGCGTCCACGGACGGCAACGAAATAGCGGCACCGTCTAATTTGTCGGTCTCGAAGGCGATGAAGATGTCTCTTGCGGCCATGGTTTTAATTTTCACACCGAGTTTCTCCAAAACGCCAGCGCCGAGGCCGGAAGAGCGAACTTTAAGGCCTTTCAGGTCTTCCACGGTTTTAATTTCTCGGCGGAACCAACCCGACGCACCATTTGAGACCAAACCACAGAAAACCCCATGAACGCCTTCCTTGTGAAGAATATCATTATAGATCGCCTGACCACCGCCACCGAAAATCCATGCCAGGTGTTCCATCGGCTTTGGACCAAAAGGAACAGATGAAAACAACCCGAGAGACGCGAGACGCTCTACCCACATCTCCGGTGTTGTAAAGGCGGCGTCGATTGCGCCTGATGAGACAGCGTTGAAGAGTTCACGTGGTGGTACTAATGCATTGGGTTCGTGGAACTTGATCTCAAACCCGCCATCAGACACCCGCCAAATCCCCGTTTCCAATCGCTTGGCCATCGTCCCTAACAACGGTAACTTGCTGTGGTAGGCGCTCGCCATTTGCCACCGGCGGATGGTCTTCTGGACAGGGGCGGATGTTAGTTTAGGTAGTGGTTTAACAATGTTTTCGGGCGACTTTGATGCGGGGATTGTGGTGAGCCGAGGGGCGATAATCGTGGCGCCAAAGACCACGCCAACGACGAGGCCAATAACAATGCCGATCACTGCAGTTCGCATAGG is a window of Rhodospirillaceae bacterium DNA encoding:
- a CDS encoding helix-turn-helix transcriptional regulator — protein: MHAHHKVSGENARKLRKKGGAYLKKLRASSGLTQIELAEKTGFKYYTFISQIENGAGRIPPNLYEAYAAAVDVERSEFVKNMLKFYDPYTYKALFGPAPKKKAAKKKAA
- a CDS encoding adenine phosphoribosyltransferase encodes the protein MDLKDHIRSIPDFPKPGIQFYDISTLLAHEDAWQVAMGRMARMIRQHQPDVLAGIESRGFLVAAPLALKLGCGFVMVRKKGKLPGNLISHDYALEYGTDTIEIQDDAVKPGQKVVILDDLLATGGTMAASVDLFNKVGAKVTSAACLIELTFLKGRDKLNIPFDALISYDE
- a CDS encoding c-type cytochrome translates to MGRSVLVALGMTAAIIMASGSAFAAGDAKKGAKVFKKCKACHAVKAGKHKVGPSLSGVVGRKAGTAAGFKKYKGLKKADWSWDEKTLDAWLSNPKKFAKSRSRKTSMVFKLKKAKDRANVIAYLKSI
- a CDS encoding TRAP transporter substrate-binding protein, producing the protein MRTAVIGIVIGLVVGVVFGATIIAPRLTTIPASKSPENIVKPLPKLTSAPVQKTIRRWQMASAYHSKLPLLGTMAKRLETGIWRVSDGGFEIKFHEPNALVPPRELFNAVSSGAIDAAFTTPEMWVERLASLGLFSSVPFGPKPMEHLAWIFGGGGQAIYNDILHKEGVHGVFCGLVSNGASGWFRREIKTVEDLKGLKVRSSGLGAGVLEKLGVKIKTMAARDIFIAFETDKLDGAAISLPSVDAKLGVHKVAKHYYYPGWNRPAMLFDVIINLKKWNALPAPQQTQINTVCAQNINLGLAEGEAAQFAALKAIEAKKVQIHRWPTEILAALEKAWRRQAIESSNADSDFRRVWESLTRFRRDYSIWNDFSQ